The DNA region GCCGGGAGCCGCCCGAATCGCACTCCGGGCGGCAGTGTTCAGCCCAATCGCCCACGGCGAGTGCCGCGCGGGCGCCCCGATAACGACCGCCCGGTCCACGAGGTCGGGACACTCCAGCAGCCAGGCGTAGGCGAGCATCCCGCCCATGCTCGCGCCCACCACCGTCACCCGCCGCACCCCGAGGTGCTCCAGCAGCGCCCGCCCCGCCCGCGCCATGTCGCGTAGGCTGACCGGCACGTCCGCCCCGCCCCCCGAGAGGTCCCGGGGCCCGCTGCTCCCCGCGCAGCCTCCCAGCACGTTCGCGCACACCACGTAGTCCCGCCCTGGATCGAGTGGGCGACCCGGCCCCAGGAAGTCCGGCCACCACTCGTGGACGGCGCTCGTGCCGGTCAGCGCGTGCAGCACGAGGACGGCGTGCTCCCCCGGTGTGCCGTAGGTGTGGTACGCGACGCGCACGTCATTGACGGGCCGCCCGCAATCGAGCAGCAGCGGCTCACGTTGATAGAGCAGAGTCGTCCCCTGCCGGGGAGGAACCTCGGCGGGAGCGGGCGGCCGGGCGGGAACCGGGGGAAGCGTCAAGGCCGTCATGCACCGCACCGGGCGGGGATGGGCGAGGGCGAAGGGGTGGGCTGGGCGGGGTGACACATACGCGGCGGGTCTCCTCGGGGTCGGGGCCCCTGGGGGCGAGGGCCGCCGGGAAACGGCGAACCGCCCCCTCTCGGGGTGGAGAAGGGGCGGTTCGCATGTCGTCCGCGTGACCTTCCCTGATCGGTCCCGCCTCGCGCACGTCATCGTTGACGCCGGGGCGGGCTGGCCTTGGCACCGTGACGCGATGGGGTCCGGTTGCCGCGCCGTCAGCGAGCCAGGTCTCTCGGGCGCTCTGGATAGGGTCGCTCCACGCGGGAGCTGCGCCCAAGGTAGCAGGGGCCGCGCGGGGGGGTCAAGGCGGGTGCGGGACCCTCCCTCTCCGCTCTTGAACATTCCTTGGCACACGCGCTGGAACCTCCCCCGCCCTTGGCAAAAGCCGTAAGCTTCACATTGTCACGTCATCGCTCCGTCACCGGACCTTCATGGCGCCCCGGGCGCCCACCCCTTCGGGAGGCCTATGCACCTTCGTATCGCCGCCGTTTCCATCCTCAGCCTCTCGCTGCTGGCCGCCTGCGGGGGTGGGGGAACGCCCGGCACCCAGACGGACTTCGGGCGTCTCTCGGCCCTCAAGCCCGGGCAGCAGGACACCCTGCGCACCACCCTCAAGGTGAACGTGGTCCTCGTGGGCTACCGCCAGACCCGGCCCGGCAGCGTTCCCGGCGCACGGGACGTGAACACCGCCGACTTCTCCGAGATCCTGCCGGGGACGTACGACACGATTGCCCGGGCCCCCAGCGCCTACGGCACGACCGAGCGCACGGGGAACGCCTTCGACTACGCGTACAACTACGTCTTCGCGGATCAGTCGTTCGAGAATGACTTCTTCAACTTCCTGGCCCAGAACGGGAAGAAGCAGTCCCTGACCATCGCCAGCGCCCTGTACAACTGCCAGAGTGACGAGATCGTGGCGGTGCCGGTGCTCGACCCCACCACCCTGAGACAGGGCCAGGGCTACCGTTGCCCCACGCCCGCCGCGAACATCAGCCGGGAGATCACCTCGAACCTGGAGATCGACGGCAACGTCACCGAGAACTGGCTGGCCGACAACGCGGGCCGCCTCGGCGTGAACCCGGGCGAGTACACGATCTTCCTGGTGAACTGGTACGACCGACCCGACTTCCAGTTCCACTCGTACACGCGGGCGGACGCCATCGACACCGACATCGGGCCGGTGGCCGAGGTGGGCAAGTTTGGCAAGCGCGGCAGCCGCCGCCTGATCGCCTGGGGGGGCAGCGTCCGCGAGAACGCCCCGGCGCAGCGGGTGTGGTTCTACGACCTCTCGGCCAACCCGGACTACTGGACGGACGCCTACGACGTCACGAATCCCGACGTGAACGGGGACAAGGTGGCGGACTACCGGATGCCGCCGATCTGGGAGTACGGCACCCGCAAGGCCAGCCTCGGGTACGCGCGCAAGGTGGGCCCCGACCTCGCCCGGGTGACGCGCTATATCGCGCTCAACCTGCTCTTTACCCCCAGCCCGCTCTACCGGGTGGCCCTCACGCCACCCCGCCAGCCCGAGGAGATCGAACTCGACGTCCACATCGAGCAGGGGGCGGGGGCAGCCAATCCCACCGACGTCTTCAACGTGCCCCTGACGCAAACCCGCGTCTCCGTCCTGCAACCCTTCGCGCAGTTCTCGAACACCGTGCGGCAGCGGCCGCTCAGCGGGGAGATCGCCGAGGCCTACAAGTGCGTCTTCGTGCTGGAGGAGAAAGACCTCTGCACCCCCGAGTACCAGGACCCCTTCTTCGAGCGGCTCTTCCAGTTCGGCGTGAACGAGTTGCGGAGCGAGTATCAGTCGGTGCCCCAGGGCCGCTACCTGTTGCCGATCTACGCCTTCAACGCCGCCGAGGACGAGGAGTCGGGGCTGCTCGGCATCGCCATCGACGACAACCAGACGGGCACCCAGAGCTTCGTGTACTCGTTCCTCTCGCCGGGCTCCATCAACGCCGGGTTCGGCCTGACCGACACCACCGTCCACGAGGTCGGCCACCACCTCAGCCTCTCGCACCCCCACGACGGCTACGACAGCGAGGAGGACACCTCCTACGGCCCCAGCGGCCCGTTCCGCTTCGTGGACACCGGCGACGAGAGCCAGACCGTCATGACCTACAACAGCCTCGCCGTCACCTTCGGGCAGTTCAACCTCGACAGCCAGTACCGTTACCTCACGAGCGCGTACCTGAACAACACCAACGCGATCCTCGAACTCGCCCGCCGCGCCGGGAAGGTGAACGAGGTGCGCGGGGCCGCCCAGAGCGCCGACGCGGGGTTCGTGAAGGCCAAGGCCCGTTACGACGCCATGTCGTATTTCGAGGCGGCCCAACTTGCCCACAGCAGCTACCGCTCGGTGCTGAACGCCGCCCTCTCGGCGGGGGTGGACGTGCAGCCCTACCGGTGGTACCAGAACCTGAACGGCCTCTCGGCGCAGGGCAAGAAGCCGCGCACGAGCAAGACGTTCCTGCCGCAGCCGGGCGCCGTGCTCTTCCCCGAGGAGACCAAGGAGCAGCGCCTCAAGCGTCTGGCGCCCTGAACGCGGGGGCCGGGAGGGGACAGCGGGAACCACGGCCGTCCCCCTCCCGGCCTGTCAGCCGTTCATCACCCGCGCCGACTACCCTGGAGCCATGAGACGCGCCCTGCTCCTCGCCTGCCTCACCCTGGGCCCGGCGGTGGCGGCGACCCCCGGCCGGATGAGTGAGCCCCCCCGCAGTTCCTTCTCGACGGTCACCACCATGCAGCAGGCGAGGCCCACCCTCGACCTGCTCGTGACCGTCCGCCTGCTCGCCGGGCTGCTGGAGCGCGGCACGCTGGCCCCCGGTGCTCAGGCGCGGGCCGAACTCGCCGCCGCACTGGGTGAACTGTCCACCCGGCCCACCCTGGGGCCCCTCGCCGCCGACCGGACGCTGGACCGGGTGCGCGGGGCGCTGACGGGGACCCAGCGGGGGACGCTCGACGCCGCCCGCGCCGACCTCGAACGCCGCGCCGACCTCAACCTCAGCCGTGCCCGCTTCGCCGCGCCGGACGGCCCGGTGAATGTCGCGCTGCTGCGCTACGGCTTCATGCTGCCCGGCGGGTTCGCCCTCGCCCGGCAGGTGGCGGCGGACCCCGAACTCAACCCCTACGCGAGGGGGGGGGCGAGCGCCGCCACCCTGGAGCGCCTGCTCGCGCTGCTGCGGGGCCCGTAGGGCTCAGTCAGGCCCGGCGCAGGCGGGGCAGCGGCCGTACAGGGTGACTTCGTGCGCCTCCACGACGAACCCGCCGGGATAGACGGTGCCGCTCGGCAGGGCGACCGGGCAGGTGTGCAGGGTATAGACCCGTCCGCAGCCCGTGCACGAGAAGTGATGGTGGTGCCCCCGCCCGGCGGGTTCGTAGCGCGTCTCGCCGTCCAGGGTGACGGGGTGGATGCGCCCCTGCTCGGTGAGCAGCTTGAGGGTGCGGTACACCGTCGCCACTCCCAGCCCCGGCAGGTCGGCCTGTGCCCGCACCAGCACGTCCCCTACCGCGAGCGGGCCCTCCGCGCCGTCGAGGACGCGGGCGATCACGTCACGCTGGCGAGTGCTGCGGGTGGCGGTCATGGTTCCAGGCTAACAGAGCCCGGGCGCGCCGAAGCCCAAAAAACCCACCTTTGCGGGGTGGGTTTCGTGGAGGGGTTCCGCCTTCAGGAGATGTTCGGGTTGGCCTTCTCCTGCGGCGCGATGGGGCTGCCCTGGGCTTTGGCCTCCACCGTGCCCTCCGGCTGCGGCAGGTTGCTCGCCGTCACGTTGAGGTCTTGGCTCCCCACCACCCCCGGCGGGTCGGCGCCAACCTCGTGGGGCGCGTCACCGCGCTTGAGAAAGCCCGCCACGCCCCCCGTCCGCGCGTGCTGCGAGGGATCGTCTCCACCGGGAGGACGGGCGGGGATGACGGGCTGCATGTGGGCCCTGCCTCCCCTGACAGGCGTTCCGGCCCACTCGGGAACGGAGCGGTCCCCGGCGGGCTGCGGCTGGGCGGGACGCGACAGGGCGGAACGGGTCTGGGTCGGGCGAGCCTGAGTCTGGTGAGGTTGGGCCGGGCGGGTCTGGCCCCCGGACGACGGCTGCTGCCCCGCCCGTTCGAGCAGGCCGTTCGCCATCTCCTCCAGCCGGGGCTTGATCACCCGGTCTTGCAGGACCTTGAAGGCCAGGGTGCCCAGGGTCGCCACGAGGGCGCCGCCCACCCCGCCGCCGCCCTGATGCTGCTTCTGGGCCTTGATCAGGGCCTTCTGTTGCTTCTCCGGGCTGGTCGCGTCGACGTAGATCTTCTTGCTGCGGCGCAGTTGCCGCCCGGCGACCACCCCGATCAATGCCCCGACCGCCGACGCACCTCCCAGCATCTTCAGGGGCTCTTTCTGCATCTGCACCTGGAGGTTGGCGCGCTCGGCGAGGGCGTCCACGCTCGCCCTCAGCCGGGCGCGGGCCTCTTCACGTTCGCTGCGGGAGCTGTCCGCCATCAGTAGCCCTCCTTCTTCATGTCGTCCTGGAACGTGGGCTCGGTGCTCACGCTGATGCCGGGGGCGTCCTTGAGAACGACCGGATGCCGGACGTTGGGGTCAGGCTTGTCGTGCCCGCCGTGGCCGCCCGCGCCCGCGTCGTGCGTTTCGCTGCCGTCGAGCTTCTTGTTCAGGCCGCTGCCGTACACCTGCGGCTCGCCGTCCTCGGTCGCCTCATACACGGGCAGCCTCACCTCGCCCGCGTCGGTCCCCCGCACCGCGACGCCCTGCGACACGCCCTCGCGCTCGGTGAGCGGGTCCTTGATGCCCTGGCCCCGGTCGCTGGCGTTGACCCCGGCGTCGCCCGAGGTGAAGCCCGAGGTGTTCACGCCTGGCCGCACGACCCCGCGCTGGCGGCCCTCCTCCATCTCGTGTTGAATGGCGTTGCCGCGCGTGCCGGTGTTCGGAAGTCCACCGCTGCGCATGTTCTCCCGCTGGTCGGGCGTGTCGGGCGAGCCCGCCGCCACCCCGCCGCTCCCCGGGTCGTGCCGCACCTGCCCGGAGTACCCGACGCCCGCGCTTCCCGTGCCCGTCGGGGCCGAAGTGGTCTGCCCGGTGCTCAGGTTGACCGTCGTGGTCGCCACGGTCGTGCCCCCCGCCGCGCGTCCTGAGACTTCGGTGGGACCGCCGAGGACCACCGTCTTCTTCTCGCCCTGAGCCTTCGCGGCCTGCTCGGCCTGGTAGCGGGCCTCCAGCTCCTCGTCCTCGGTGGGGTGGCCGCTGCGGGTGCGGAGGTCGTCCTCCTGCGGAACCTGGGCGCTCAGGCGGCGCAGGCCCAGGAGGATCAGGGCGCCGGTCAGGGCGAAGGCCACCAGGGCGATCAGGAGGGCGGCGGCCCAGGCCCCCAGGCCCAGGCGGATCAGCCCGTAGAAGACGAAGAGGATCAGGAACACCAACCCCATCACCAGCGGTCCGACCGACGCGAGGAGCAGCACCACGCCGATGCCCTTCGCCTTGACCACCGCCGTCACATGCCGCAGCAGGTTGCGGACCTCGGCCTTCACGAGCGTGACGCCCGCGTCGAAGACATCGACGAGCGCGCCCCCCATGCTCTTGCGTTCTTCTTGCATGCTTTCCTCCACGAACCAGGGACCCCCCCGACAAGGGGGAGCCGACTCCGCCAGCATAATGAACCCCATGCCCGCCCCGCGCCAGAGCCAAGAAACCCTGAACCTCGCGCCCGGGCCCGCAAGTCTGCCTCTCACCACCGCCCAGCGCAGCAATCTCTCGCCCCTCACGGCGCGCGGCTACATGGCGTGGCGGTCGCGCTCCCTCACCCTGCTCACCGGACAAGCCTTTCCCCTGCGCCGTGAGGCCGCCCTCTTCCGCGCCCTGTGCCGTCCCCGCCCCGGCGAACGCTGGCTCGACGCGGGCACGAGCGCGGGCTTCTACTCAGGCGTGCTCGCGCGGGCGGGCTGCCGGGTGATCGCCGCCGACCTGAGCGCCCCCATGCTCGCCGAGGGGGCCCGCCGTGAGCCTCACCCCGGCATCGACTGGCTGCTCACCAACCTGGAGGCGAGCGGCCTGCCGGACGCGAGCTTCGACGGGGTGACGGTGGGCGCGACCCTCAACGAGACGCGGGAGCCCGCCCGCCTCCTCGCCGAACTCGCGCGCCTGACGCGGCCCGGCGGGCAACTGTGGCTGATGTACGTGTGCCGCACGGGCGGGCCCCTCCAGCGTGCGCTGGGCGTCCCCGCGCTGGGCGGGCTGACCTTCCCCGACCCCGCCTGGGTGGCCCGGCGCCTCCCGGGGTGGACCCGCACGGACGGCCTGCGAGTCGGTGTGGTGGCGTTCGAGCGGTACGTGAAGGGGGAGGGGAGGAGCTGAGGTCGGCACGGCAGTTCTGTGACTAATCTGTAAGAAAGCGTGACGTTCCCGCCTGGGCCCCCCGCTTACACTCGGCTGCAAAGGAGCCTCCCTGACTGTGACCTCTGCCCCCGCCGCCCCGCACCCTCCGCCCCGGCTGGAGGAGGCGGTCGCCCACTGCCGGGAGGTCACGCGGGAGCACAGCAAGACCTTCTACCTGGGCTCGCGGCTCTTTCCTCCCCGGCAGCGCGAGGCCGTCTGGGCCGTCTATGCCGCCTGCCGCGACGGTGACGACGCGGTGGACGAGTGGACGGGCACCGAGGCCGAGCGGGGCCTGGAGCGGTGGTGGGAGCGGGTGCAGGGGGCGTTCGCGGGCGAGCCCGCTGCCCACCCCATCGACACCGCGCTCGCCTGGGCGACCTCGCGGCACCCCATCCCCCTCTCGGCCTTCGCGGAACTGCACGAGGGCCTGCGCATGGACCTGGGCGGCTTCGAGTACCGCGATATGGACGACCTCGTGCTGTACTGCCGCCGGGTCGCCGGGGTGGTCGGCTTCATGATCGCGCCCATCAGCGGTTACAGCGGCGGGGAGCGGACCCTGCATCACGCCCTGATGCTGGGTCAGGCGATGCAGCTCACCAACATCCTGCGCGACGTGGGCGAGGACCTGGAGCGAGGCCGGGTGTACCTCCCCGCGACGCTGCTGGAGGAGTACGGGGTCACCCGCACCACCCTGGAACGGGGCGCCGTCACCCCCGAGTACCGCGCCCTGATGACTCACCTCTCGGACCTCGCCCGCCAGTGGTACGCCGAGGGGCGCCGGGGCATCCCCTGCCTGCACGGCAGCGCACGCCTCGCCGTGCAGGCCGCCGCCCGCGCCTACGAGGGCATCCTCGACGACCTCGCGCGGGGCGACTACGACAACTTCCGCCGCCGAGCGCACGTCAGCGGCACGCGTAAATTGCTGATGCTCCCCCAGGCGTGGTGGGAGTTGCGGGGGGCGGCGGCGCGGGCGTGAGGGGTGCCCCCCAGGGTAAGCCGTGGCCCGGTCCCCCTCCCCCTTGAGGGGGGAGGTCGGGAGGGGGTGAACGCCGACGACCTGCGGCGCGGCCGGAAGGAGAGGCAGACTATCTTGCCGCCGCTGGCGCTGGTCACACGCCCCCCCTCCCCAGCCCTCCCCCACAGGTGGGGAGGGAGAGAAAAGAACGCTTAGCGACGAAGGAACCTCTATGTCCCACACCAAACGCAAAACCGCCCTCATCATCGGCTCGGGCTTCGGCGGCCTGAGTCTCGGGATTCGCCTGCAAAGCCTGGGGTTCGACACGACCATCCTGGAGAAGCTGGACGCGCCGGGCGGGCGGGCCTACCAGAAGCGCACGCAAGGCGGGTACGTCTTCGACATGGGGCCGACCGTGATCACGGTGCCGCACTTCATCGAGGAGTTGTTCGCTCTCGAACGTGACAAGGGGATGCTCGCCGAGCCCGACTATCCCGAGCATGTCCTGACGGGCGAGCGGGTCCGCGAGGGCGAGAGCGGCGGGCCGCGCACCCGCGAGTACGTGCGGCTCGTGCCGATCCTACCCTTCTACCGCATCTACTTCGACGACGGCACCTTCTTCGACTACGACGGCGACCCCGAGTCCACCCGGCGCCAGATTCAGGTCCTCGCGCCCGGCGACCTCGCGGGCTACGAACGCTTCCACGCGGACGCGGAGGCGATCTTCAAACGCGGCTTCCTCGAACTCGGCTATACCCACTTCGGGGACCTGCCCACGATGTTGCGGGTGGTGCCCGACCTGCTCAAGCTCGACGCGGTGCGGACGCTCTTCTCCTTCACCAGCCGCTATTTCGAGTCGCCCAAGCTGCGGCAGGTCTTCTCCTTCGAGCCGCTGCTGGTGGGGGGCAATCCGCTCAGCGTGCCCGCGATCTACGCGATGATCCACTTCGTCGAGAAAACGTGGGGCATCCACTACGCGATGGGCGGCACGGGCGAACTCGTGCGGGCCTTCGTCCGGAAGTTCGAGGAATTGGGCGGGCGCATCCGCTACGGGGCGGAGGTGGAGGAGGTTCTGGTCACCGACGACCGGGGCCGTCCCGTCCGCCGACCCGTCGGCAAGCGCGTCGCGCGGGGCGTGAGGCTGACGGGCGGTGAGGAACTGTCCGCCGACCTCGTGGTGAGCAACGGCGACTGGGCGAACACCTACCTGAAGATGGTTCCCCCGCAGGCCCGCCTCGTGAACACCGACCTGCGCGTGCGGGCGGCCAAGCAGAGCATGAGCCTCCTCGTCGTCTACTTCGGCTTCCGCGACGACGGCCAGCCCCTCGACCTGCGGCACCACAACATCATCCTGGGCCCGCGCTACGAGGAACTGCTGCGGGAAATCTTCGGCGACCGGGTGCTCGGCGTGGACTTCAGCCAGTACCTCCACGTGCCGACGCTGACCGACCCGTCCCTGGCACCCCCCGGCCACCACGCCGCCTACACCCTGATTCCCGTGCCCCATAACGGCAGCGGCCTGAACTGGGAGGTCGAGGGGCCGAGGCTGGTCGAGCGCGTCTTCGACTTCCTGGAGGAGCGCGGGTACATTCCAGGGCTCCGGGCCCGCCTGACCCACCGCGAGTTCATCACGCCGGACTACTTCGAGGGCACGCTGGGCGCCTACCTGGGGAACGCCTTCGGGCCCGAGCCGATCCTCGCCCAGAGCGCCTACTTCCGGCCCCACAACCGCAGCGAGGACGTGCGCAACCTCTACCTGGTGGGGGCGGGCGCCCAGCCCGGCGGCGGCACCCCCAGCGTGATGATGAGCGCGAAGATGACGGCGCGGCTGATCGCTCACGACTTCGGCATCCACCCCGAGATCAGGGATGGGGTGCCGGAAGGGGCGGGGGCGGCGGACTGAGGGGGACAGGGGCTAACGGCTGACGCTGGCCTCCTCCCCGCTCCTCTCCCTCAGCCACCCCACGATCCACCCCAGCACCTCCTCGCGCGGCTCGTCGTTCAGCAGTTCGTGGTAGCCGCCCTCGACGAGGCGCAGGGTTTTGTCCTCGGCGGGAATGGCCTTGATAAAGCGCTGGGTGCCGTTCACGTCGGTGATGCGGTCGGCGGTACCGTGGACGGCGAGGGTGGGCAGCCGCCAGCGGGCGTAGAGGGGCCAGAGCCCGGTGCTCAGGCGCAGCATGGACGCGGCGGTGAGCGCGGGCACCTTGCCCTGGTAGATGCCCGCATCGGTCCCGTAGGCGCTCACCTCGTCGGTGAGGCGGGACAGGCCCTCGCTGCCCAGCGCGGTCACTGGGGCGTTCGGCGCGACCCGGGCGAGCACCGGGGCCAGCGCCCTCAGCCACGCGGGTTGGTCCTCGCCGATCAGGAGGGCGGGACTGCTCAGGATCACGCCGCTGAGTCCCCCTGGGTCCCGCGCCACGCTCGCCGCCGTGATCAGGCCGCCCAGCGAGTGCCCGAAGGCGAAGAGGGGCAGTCCCCCCGTCCGCAGCGACTCCCGCGCGAGCAGGTGGTCCTCCACGAGCGTGAAGGCGTCCACGACCGCCCGCCGCCCCTCCGAACCCCCGTGCCCGCGCAGGTCGTAGGCGTACACGCTCAGCCCCGCCCCCACGAGCGCCGGGATCAGGCGGTGGTACTTCTCGACGTAGCGGCCCGCGTACTCCCCGAAGCCGTGGGTGAGGAGAACGGCGGCGCGTGGCTCCAGGGCGGGCCACACGTACCCCCGGACGGGCGCGCCCGACTCCCAGGCGGAGGGCTCCCAACTCGCGTTGTACATGAGCCCCAGTGTAGGACCCACTGTCCCAACCCTGACATGAAGTGAGACTAAACACGCCTTCTAATAGATTGGGCGCAAACTATCTCGTATGGCAGACATTGCACGGAAGGCAAACGCCCAGTGGTCCGGCGACGTGATGAAGGGCCAGGGCACGGTCAGCACCGGCTCGGGCGTCCTTCAGAACACCCAGTACTCCTTCAAGACCCGCTTCGAGAACGGCGTCGGCACCAACCCCGAGGAACTGCTTGCCGCCTCCCACGCGGGCTGCTTCACCATGCAGCTTTCGGCGCTGCTGACCCAGGCGGGCCACGCCCCCGAGGACCTGCGGACCGACGCCACCTGCGAGATGGTGCGCGAGGGCGCGGGCTTCAAGGTCAGCACCATGCGCCTGAAGGTGAGCGGTCGGGTAAGCGGGATGGATCAGGCGGGGTTCGAGCAGATGGTCGCCCAGGCCGCCCAGGTCTGCCCCATCAGTCAGGTCATGAAGGGCAACGTGGAGATCACCCACGAGGCGATGCTGGAGCAGCCGGTCAACTCGTAATCGGCGAAGGAATCAGCTCAAGGCCCCTGCTTAGGCGGGGGCTTTGCCATTTGGCCCATGCCCTTGGCCCCACTTCCACTTACCCTGGCGTCTATGGCCTTCCTGTACCTCCTCGTCGGTCCCCCGGGCAGCGGCAAACGCACGGTGGGGCGGCACCTCTCCGGGTTGACCGGGGCGCCCCTGCTCGACAACCACCTCACCAACGATCCCGTCTTTCGGGCGTTCGGGCTGGACGGTGTGAAGCCGGTGCCGCCCGAGGCGTGGGTCTTCGCCTCGCGGATGCGGGCGGTGCTCCGCGAGGCGGTGCAGGAGGCTCCCCGCGAGCTGTCGCACATCTTCACGATCTACCTGACGAACCGTCCCGGCGAGGCCGAGTCGCTGGAACGTTTTCGTGCGCTCGCGGACGCTCGTGGGGCTACCTTCGTCCCGGTGTGGCTGTCCTGTGCCCCCGACGAACTCGCCCGACGCCTGCCCCTCCCCGAGCGCGCCGAGCGGCTCAAGCTGCGTGACCCGGAGCAACTCCAGACGCTGTTGCGGGAAGCCGGGACTCTCCCACCCCCGCCCGACGCCATCCTTGTCGACACGGCGGCACTTGCCCCGGCAGACGCGGCGCTGCTGATCGCGTCGCACGCCGGGGCGCTGTTTTAGGAGCGGTCAGCCGTCAGCTTTCAGCCATCAGCAGGACCAGGAGAGCCTCTGCTGTGATGAGGGCTTATTCGCTGACGGCTGACCGCTGAAAGCTGATGGCTTCCCTCACGCCGAGCGGGCGGGGGTGCAGTCAGCCTCGGCGACTTCTTCGGAGAGGTGCGCCCGCCCCCAGGTGCCGATGGCGTCGATCACACCCTGAAGCTCGCGCCCGGCGGGGGTGAGGGTGTAGACGCTGCGGGCGAGCTTGCCCTGGGTCTCCTCGGTGCGCTTGGCGATGACCCCGAGGCTTTCGAGATGTTCCAGGCGTTGCGTGAGGGTGGCGCTGTTGCAGCCGCCGACGGCGCGGGCGAGTTCGTTGAACCCCTTCTCGCCGACCAGCAGCGCCCGGACGATGTGCAGCACCCACTTCTCCTGCAACACGCCGATGGCCCGGTAGACCGGGCAGAAACCAGTGTGTGCGGTGCTCATGCCCCCACTCTACACCCTCCGTGCAGGCAAAGTGAGGGGCAAATCACACCGCTTGACTTTTCAAAGTACTTGAGCTTATCCTACACCCATGACGGTTACGCAGACCCGACCCCTGAGCGCCACCGAAGCCATCGAAACCCGGCGCAGCATCCGCCAGTTCGTGCAGGAACCCATCGACCAGAACGACCTGCGCGAGATCCTGCGCCTAGCGAGCCTCGCCCCGAGCGCGTGGAACGCTCAAACCTGGCGATTCGCCGTGGTGCAGGACCCGCAGCTCAAGGAGCGGCTCCAGGAGGCCGCCTACGGCCA from Deinococcus aetherius includes:
- a CDS encoding OsmC family protein, giving the protein MADIARKANAQWSGDVMKGQGTVSTGSGVLQNTQYSFKTRFENGVGTNPEELLAASHAGCFTMQLSALLTQAGHAPEDLRTDATCEMVREGAGFKVSTMRLKVSGRVSGMDQAGFEQMVAQAAQVCPISQVMKGNVEITHEAMLEQPVNS
- a CDS encoding AAA family ATPase, producing MAFLYLLVGPPGSGKRTVGRHLSGLTGAPLLDNHLTNDPVFRAFGLDGVKPVPPEAWVFASRMRAVLREAVQEAPRELSHIFTIYLTNRPGEAESLERFRALADARGATFVPVWLSCAPDELARRLPLPERAERLKLRDPEQLQTLLREAGTLPPPPDAILVDTAALAPADAALLIASHAGALF
- a CDS encoding winged helix-turn-helix transcriptional regulator, yielding MSTAHTGFCPVYRAIGVLQEKWVLHIVRALLVGEKGFNELARAVGGCNSATLTQRLEHLESLGVIAKRTEETQGKLARSVYTLTPAGRELQGVIDAIGTWGRAHLSEEVAEADCTPARSA